The Roseibium sp. Sym1 nucleotide sequence TCCGGGCTTTGTCACCGATGCCATCGGGCTGCTTCTGTTCATTCCGCCGGTGCGCGAGGCGCTCGCACGGTTCATTATTGCCCGCTCGAATGTGGTGATCGTCAACAGCGGCGCGGGTATGCGCCAAACGGAAGAAGGGGTGGTCGACCTGGACGCAGACGACTGGTCGGAACGCAAGGAGTCCGGATCCGGCACGGACGGCCAGCCCAAAATCAGCCCCTGGCAGGACGGATCGGACAACGCGAAATCGTGAGAACGGCTCCCGCCGGTCACTGAATCGTGACAGCCCGTGTATTCGTAAAATTTACCAGTTAAGGTTAGGACTGCTCCCGAAAGCGTCGCGAACTCCGAACCGAACCGGCATGCAAGGCACCAGGAAATGAGCGCTCAGCGCGTCGATTGGGTCGATACGGCCAAGGGCATCTGCATCATCTTCGTGGTGATGATGCACTCGGTGCTTGGTGTCGAAGCCGCGGCCGGCGAGACCGGCTGGATGCACGCCGTCATTGCCTTCGCCGCGCCGTTCCGGATGCCGGACTTCTTCCTGATTTCCGGTCTGTTCCTGTCAAATGTCATCACCCGGGACTGGCGGCTCTATCTCGACCGAAAGGTCGTGCATTTCGCCTATTTCTATGTGCTCTGGATGACGATCCAGTTTGCGGTCAAGGCGCCGGTCTTTGCCGGTGAAATGGGTGTCGCGGGAACGCTGGAATTCTACCTGATCAGCTTCATCGAACCGTTTGGCACCCTGTGGTTCATCTACATGCTGCCGATCTTCTTCGTGGTCTGCAAATTCGCGCATGACCGCGGAATTCCGTGGCAGGCGATGCTGGTCCTTGGCGCTGTTCTTCAGATCGCGCCCATTCACACCGGCTGGCTGCTGATCGACGAATTCGCCTCGCGCTTCGTGTTCTTCTACGCCGGCTACATCTTCGCACCGCAGATTTTCCGCCTGGCCGGCTGGGCACGCGAGCGCATCGGCGTCAGCCTTGGCTGCCTGCTGGTCTGGGGCCTGGTGAACGGAGGTCTTGTCCATGCCGGCTGGGCGGCGGCACCCGGCATCGCCCTGGCCCTCGGCGCGGCGGGGGCCGGTGCCATCATTCTCACCAGCGCGCTGATCGTCAGTTGGGGCCGGTTTGATTTCCTGCGCCATTTCGGCGAGAACTCGATCGTGATCTATCTTGCCTTCTTCTTCCCGATGGGCGTGACCCGCGTGATCCTTCTGAAACTCGGCCTTTTGGATATAGGCACGATGTCCCTGATCGTGACGATCGTTGCCAGCGTCGGTCCGATGATCCTGTTCTGGCTGATCCGCAGGACCGGTCTCGGCTGGTTCCTGTTCAGGCGCCCGAAATGGGCCTATCTGAACGGCACCTTCGGCGGAAAACGTCAGGCACAGGCGGCGGAATGAATCGTATCCTTGTCTGCCGGACCTGCAAGCAGGAGGACCAGACCGGCGTCGAGACCACACTAGATGCCCTGACCCGCTCTCTTCAGGACGCGCGGCTCGACCGGGACTTCGCGGTCGGCACGGTCGATTGCATGGGTTCGTGCGAACAGCCCGTGTCGCTGGCATTTCAGGGCGACGGCCGGGCGACCTTCGTGTTTTCGGGCGTGCAATTTCCGGACGATGTTTCGGACATCGTCGAAACGGCCCGCACCTATCTTGAGGCAAAGGACGGCTGGATAGAGGACGCCGGCTCCTGCGGACGCCTCCGCTTTTGTCTGAGGGCACGGATACCGGCGATGAAGTCCTCGGAAGCTGGGTAGAGTTTCCTGACCTTTATGACGCACTAAGCTTTTCGAAATTCGCTCGCCAGTTGGAAGCGAGGATCGGGGACATATGGACACTTTCGGTGTTCGAAATAGCGGCTGCGCCGCTTACCCCCACCCTTGATCCCTCCCCACAAGGGGGAGGGAGACGCAAGTGGCGCACGCCTGAAAAGAAAGCGAAGTCATCGTATGCCGTTTCTCACTGTCTGTAGTGAGCTGACACAGCCAAATCCCCCTCCCCCTTGTGGGGGGAATTATATACTTGACGTACCAGAATGAAAAAGGCGATGATTCGGACCGTGACAGGCCGGTACGTTTAGCTACCCACGTTCGCCCGGAGGTAGTATTGGCGTTTTCGGGCGATACGGCGCGATATACTGCATTAGAGATTCCTCCTGAAGTTCTGGAAGCGGCGGAAGAGATAGCCGATGGTTCTGATGTAATTGGTATCGAGCGATGGCGTCTTGAATGGCTTCTTCGCGTTGCTCTTGGTTTAGAACGCGACCTTCGTACCGGCGTAATTTCTTGCGCTTCAAAGGAATAAGGACGGTAAGGGCGCTAAGCTCGTAAAGAACGAAAAGCAATCGGTCGCAGACGCCCTTTAAGGCCTCATCGGTCAGAAGGATGTGGGACTGCTTACCTCGTCTACCTGTTGTTTTGCCGATAGCGCGCTGAGCGTTGATGATCCGAGCGTGAATCACGCCGTCTCTGAACGATTTGAGGGTTGAGAACCCTTGGTGCTTGAGGGTTTGCTCTGTGAGAGTGTGCACTTGTTTATCGCTGAAAAGCGACTTAACGCCTAGAGACACGATTTCTACAATTCCATCTAGACCATTAATTCTAGACGATATCTGTTGAGCGCCAGGCTCATAATCCACTAGGCGATTAAATACGAGATACAGTTCCTGCTCAGCTTGATTGAAGCGCATCGCAAGAGCCCCAATCCACGCAAGTTGGTTTGTGGTAAGATTTTGAAGAATGTCAGCATATATTGGGCTGTTGTAGGTCTCTGAATCGGGAAGTTTCATGACTAAGGACCCTGAAGAATTGAGGGGAGACGAAATTCTGAAGCGTATGTTGAATACGCCGCCTCAGCCCCACGTTAAGGAATCGTTAACCAAAGGCGAGGCAAAAAAGAAACCGGACGGTCGTCCCGCTAAGTCTGACCGCCCGGCCGATCAGTAGCCTAGGCTACTTCTTCTTGATGGTCTCAACGATGTGAGTACGGGGACTACCCTTGGCGGTTTTCACCGTCGTAAAGCGACCCGTAATCGCGCTGCGACCGATTTTGGTCGTGCTCATATTCTTCACCTCCTTTCCCGAGCAGTTGCCCGCCCTTTTCAGGCTTTGACCGGGTTTGGTGCGAATCGATAGCCGACCACTGGAAATTCTGAGGCTGACGTTACGTCTTGTCGAGGCGCCACAACTTGCGCCTGTTGATAAACGCCCGCGCTTTCTGCTTAAGAGTGCGCGCTTTGGTTAGGTTGTTGATAGGTTAGCCGCTTGCCGCGTGCGCCTTCGAGAAGCTTATCGGCGCGTTCCTTGTCGGAGATCTTGAGCGAAGCACGGTAGTTGTAGCGGAAATCAAACTCCGCCAGATAACGCTTCAGATGTGCTTCTGAAACGTGGTGGTAAACACCAATGATGCCGCGCTTGAGAATGGCGAAGTAGCCTTCTGCGGTGTTGGAGTAGGCATCGCCGCGCACGTACTCACGAGCGCCGTGGTCCACCTTCTCATGACGAGCAAACTCCTTGCCCACATGGAAGTAACCACCGTGCTCGTCGGTCATCAGAGTGGACTTGCGGTCAACCTGTTTGACGAGGATCGGACGCAGGGTTTTGCCGGTCACGTTGGCAATGTGATCTGACTTGGCTTTACCGCCACGCTCAACAAGGACGTGAACAACCTGCTTGCCCATGCCGCCGATGTTGCGGGCGTTGCGCTTGGACAGGTGCTTGTTTTTCTCCTTGCCGCCAACATAGGTGGTATCGGCTTCAACGGTCTTACCTTCGCCGCCGAGCGGACCTTTGTCCTTAGGTGACGGTGCCATTGCCTCACGGATACGGTGGGCCATGAACCACGCGGTCTTGTAGGTGACGCCGAGCATGCGGTGGAGCTGGTGGGCTGACATGCCTTTCTTGGACGCGGCCATCAGGTGCGTTGCCAGCACCCACTTGTTGAGCGGGATCTTGGAGCGTTCAAAGACGGTGCCAACGGTCACGGAAAAGGGCTTGCGGCATTCCTTGCACTTGAAGACGCCGGGACGCGTTGACTTGCCCTGAAGCTTTGTAATGCGCTTCTGGTCACAGTTACCGCAATGCGGGCAGACCGGACCATCGGGCCAATGGATGGCTTCCAGATGTTCGCGGGCCTTGTCGGCATCGTGGTAAATCGGGTTGGTCAAGTCAAACATGTCGTAGCTCCTTGATTCCAATATAGGAAATCAAGTTTGGTACGTCAAGTATATAATTCCCCTTGTGGGGAGGGGTTAGGGGTGGGGGTCAACGGTGTTCACCGTGAAAATCCAAACTCTTCAAGCCCGCTTACCTAGTCCGCGCTGACGGTCACCGACGCCTTGAGCGGCTGGTTGTCGACGGCGAGCATGCGGTGGTCGTTGCTGTTCAGCGTCACTTCCACCGTGGCATTTTCGGGCAGGGATGAAAGGTGCATCCACGCGCCATAGAGCCGGCCAAGCTTTTCGCCGTTGACATAGACATGCGCATGGCCTTCGCCGGGGACGTGGTCCTGGCTGGCGTGACCGGGTGTGAAGGTGAAATTCTGCGTCATCACGTGCAGATTGTAGCCGGTGGCCGGATCCGGCGAGAGGCTGATTTCAAGCGAGGGGGCGCCGGCGCCCGCCGCAACGGAAACCAGTTCGTCGTGATTGTGCCCGGCCATCTCGTGACCGGAATGATTGTCGGGGCTTTGCTGCGCAACGGCATGCGCCGACGGGTCGCCGTGATCATGCCCGTCAAGGGTCACGCCGTATCCGGCCGCGGTCACGAAGCCGATGCCGCCACCGAAAACCAGCCCGATGACAAAAAGGGCGAGGGAACGTTCCATGTGAGATCCAGTATGTTGGCCGAAAGACGGCGGGCGGAACATTTTGCCCCGCCCGGTCCATTCGCCTGTCTGCCAAATCAGGCCGGCTGTTGCGCGCCGGCCCGCGCGCCCTCGCGCTGCCAGAAATAACCTGCGAAACAGCCAAGCAGCAACCACGCCGCCATGCCCACACCGAGCGCCCGGCTGGCGAAGAGCGC carries:
- a CDS encoding acyltransferase family protein produces the protein MSAQRVDWVDTAKGICIIFVVMMHSVLGVEAAAGETGWMHAVIAFAAPFRMPDFFLISGLFLSNVITRDWRLYLDRKVVHFAYFYVLWMTIQFAVKAPVFAGEMGVAGTLEFYLISFIEPFGTLWFIYMLPIFFVVCKFAHDRGIPWQAMLVLGAVLQIAPIHTGWLLIDEFASRFVFFYAGYIFAPQIFRLAGWARERIGVSLGCLLVWGLVNGGLVHAGWAAAPGIALALGAAGAGAIILTSALIVSWGRFDFLRHFGENSIVIYLAFFFPMGVTRVILLKLGLLDIGTMSLIVTIVASVGPMILFWLIRRTGLGWFLFRRPKWAYLNGTFGGKRQAQAAE
- a CDS encoding DUF1636 family protein; translation: MNRILVCRTCKQEDQTGVETTLDALTRSLQDARLDRDFAVGTVDCMGSCEQPVSLAFQGDGRATFVFSGVQFPDDVSDIVETARTYLEAKDGWIEDAGSCGRLRFCLRARIPAMKSSEAG
- a CDS encoding IS1595 family transposase, with amino-acid sequence MFDLTNPIYHDADKAREHLEAIHWPDGPVCPHCGNCDQKRITKLQGKSTRPGVFKCKECRKPFSVTVGTVFERSKIPLNKWVLATHLMAASKKGMSAHQLHRMLGVTYKTAWFMAHRIREAMAPSPKDKGPLGGEGKTVEADTTYVGGKEKNKHLSKRNARNIGGMGKQVVHVLVERGGKAKSDHIANVTGKTLRPILVKQVDRKSTLMTDEHGGYFHVGKEFARHEKVDHGAREYVRGDAYSNTAEGYFAILKRGIIGVYHHVSEAHLKRYLAEFDFRYNYRASLKISDKERADKLLEGARGKRLTYQQPNQSAHS